Proteins encoded within one genomic window of Flavobacteriales bacterium:
- the rplM gene encoding 50S ribosomal protein L13, translating to MDTLSYKTVSANAATVDKKWIVVDAEGQTLGRLASGVAKVLRGKHKPDFTPHVDGGDFVIVINADKVSLSGQKWDQKQHIRHTGYPGGQRSLTSRELFEKDPILLIEAAVKGMLPKNRLGRKIFGNLHVYVGAEHPHEAQKPEVMNFNEIKI from the coding sequence GTGGACACATTGAGCTACAAGACGGTTTCGGCCAACGCCGCAACGGTAGACAAGAAGTGGATCGTGGTGGACGCTGAAGGACAAACACTAGGTCGTTTGGCCTCTGGTGTTGCTAAAGTTCTTCGCGGAAAACACAAGCCAGACTTCACTCCGCATGTGGATGGTGGTGATTTCGTCATCGTTATCAATGCCGATAAAGTAAGCTTGTCAGGACAGAAGTGGGATCAGAAACAACACATCCGCCACACGGGTTACCCGGGTGGACAGCGCAGTTTGACTTCGCGCGAGTTGTTTGAGAAAGATCCTATTCTCTTGATCGAGGCTGCTGTTAAAGGCATGTTGCCGAAGAACCGTTTAGGTCGCAAGATCTTCGGAAATCTTCACGTATATGTTGGTGCAGAGCACCCGCATGAGGCGCAAAAGCCCGAAGTAATGAACTTCAACGAAATTAAAATCTAA
- the frr gene encoding ribosome recycling factor, whose amino-acid sequence MNEDLELIYETTRDAMNKSIDHLEKELLKIRAGRANPQMLSTVKVDYYGTETPLSQVSNINTSDARTLTVQPWEKKMIPEIEKAIMNSGLGFNPQNNGEVVIINIPPLTEERRKDLVKQARTEAEHARIGIRNARKEANNEIKKLENGGLSEDLAKDAEAEIQGITNGYNTKIDKHLERKEAEIMHI is encoded by the coding sequence ATGAACGAAGATTTGGAACTGATATACGAGACCACTCGCGATGCCATGAACAAAAGCATCGACCACCTCGAAAAGGAATTGTTGAAGATTCGCGCCGGTCGTGCGAACCCGCAAATGTTGAGCACCGTTAAAGTAGATTACTACGGCACCGAAACTCCTCTTTCGCAAGTTTCGAACATCAACACCTCGGATGCCCGCACACTGACCGTGCAGCCATGGGAAAAGAAGATGATCCCGGAGATCGAAAAGGCCATCATGAACAGTGGCCTCGGGTTCAACCCACAAAACAACGGTGAGGTCGTGATCATCAATATTCCGCCACTTACGGAGGAACGACGCAAAGACTTGGTGAAGCAAGCGCGCACCGAAGCCGAACACGCCCGCATTGGAATCAGAAACGCCCGTAAAGAGGCCAACAACGAGATCAAAAAACTCGAAAACGGCGGCCTGTCGGAAGATCTGGCCAAGGACGCCGAAGCCGAGATCCAAGGCATCACCAACGGCTACAACACCAAGATCGACAAACACCTCGAGCGAAAAGAAGCCGAGATCATGCATATTTAA
- the kbl gene encoding glycine C-acetyltransferase encodes MYGALKSYLQDELKAIEEAGLYKKERIVTGPQDAVIRISTGQEVINFCANNYLGLSSHPKVLQAAKDALDSHGFGMSSVRFISGTQDIHKELEHKIAEFLGTEDTILYAAAFDANGGMFEPLLGPEDAIISDSLNHASIIDGVRLCKAQRFRYKNNDMADLEEQLKAASEARHKIIVTDGVFSMDGYVAQLDKICDLAEKYDALVMVDECHATGFIGETGRGTHELRGVMGRIDIITGTLGKALGGAMGGFTTGRKEIIDMLRQRSRPYLFSNSLAPSIVGASIAVFDLLSESTELRDKLEWNTNYFKKGIKAAGFDIKDGDSAIVPVMLYDAKLSQVMADKLLEKGIYVVGFFYPVVPKEQARIRVQLSAAHDQSHLDKAIEAFTEVGKELGVI; translated from the coding sequence ATGTACGGAGCCCTGAAAAGCTATTTGCAAGACGAGTTGAAGGCCATTGAAGAGGCCGGACTATATAAGAAGGAGCGCATCGTCACCGGTCCGCAAGATGCCGTGATCCGGATCAGCACCGGTCAGGAAGTGATCAATTTTTGCGCGAACAACTACTTGGGGCTGAGCTCGCACCCAAAAGTTTTGCAGGCCGCGAAGGATGCCTTGGACTCGCATGGATTTGGGATGTCGAGCGTTCGCTTCATTTCTGGAACTCAGGACATTCACAAGGAACTCGAGCACAAGATCGCCGAGTTTTTGGGTACGGAAGACACCATACTATACGCTGCGGCCTTCGACGCCAACGGTGGCATGTTCGAGCCCTTGCTCGGGCCCGAAGACGCCATCATCAGCGATTCGCTCAACCACGCCTCCATCATCGATGGGGTGCGCTTGTGCAAGGCTCAGCGTTTCCGCTACAAGAATAACGACATGGCCGATCTCGAGGAACAGCTGAAAGCGGCCTCCGAAGCGCGCCACAAGATCATCGTAACCGACGGGGTATTCTCCATGGACGGCTATGTAGCTCAGCTCGATAAGATCTGTGACCTCGCCGAAAAGTACGATGCCCTCGTGATGGTCGACGAATGCCACGCAACCGGATTCATAGGCGAAACGGGTCGCGGGACCCACGAGTTGCGCGGAGTTATGGGACGTATCGACATCATCACCGGAACGCTCGGAAAGGCACTCGGAGGTGCCATGGGCGGGTTTACGACCGGTCGCAAGGAGATCATCGACATGCTGCGTCAACGCTCTCGCCCGTACCTCTTCAGTAACTCGCTGGCTCCATCCATCGTGGGTGCCAGCATCGCGGTTTTCGACCTGCTGAGCGAAAGCACCGAACTGCGCGATAAACTCGAGTGGAACACCAACTACTTTAAAAAGGGGATCAAAGCGGCCGGATTCGACATCAAGGACGGAGACAGCGCCATTGTACCGGTAATGCTGTACGACGCCAAACTGTCGCAGGTCATGGCCGATAAGCTTCTCGAAAAAGGAATTTACGTCGTCGGATTCTTTTATCCGGTGGTCCCGAAAGAGCAGGCCCGTATTCGAGTACAACTCAGTGCCGCGCACGACCAGTCGCACCTCGACAAAGCCATCGAGGCCTTTACCGAAGTCGGCAAGGAATTAGGAGTGATATGA
- a CDS encoding YccF domain-containing protein → MNLLGNLIWLIFGGLIAAIEYFIASLLLMITIVGIPFGIQTLKLAMLMLWPFGAEVKDTENAGGCLHTLMNVLWIFLGGIWIALTHLLFGILLTITIIGAPWGSQHFKLASLALTPFGKRVIT, encoded by the coding sequence ATGAACTTATTGGGCAACCTCATCTGGCTAATATTCGGTGGACTAATCGCCGCCATCGAGTACTTCATCGCCAGCCTTTTACTCATGATCACCATCGTGGGCATCCCCTTCGGCATCCAAACCCTCAAACTCGCCATGCTGATGCTGTGGCCCTTTGGCGCCGAAGTGAAAGACACCGAAAACGCGGGCGGATGCCTCCACACCCTCATGAACGTGCTCTGGATCTTCCTCGGCGGCATCTGGATCGCCCTCACCCACCTGCTCTTCGGCATCCTGCTCACCATCACCATCATCGGCGCACCGTGGGGCAGCCAGCACTTCAAACTCGCCTCGCTGGCCCTTACCCCCTTCGGAAAACGCGTAATCACCTAA
- the rpsB gene encoding 30S ribosomal protein S2 produces the protein MMQPIEIEKLLKSGVHFGHLTRKWNPAMAPYIFMERNGIHIIDLKKTAAKLDESRKALASIAASGKKILFVATKKQAKEILEEQMKGLNMPYITERWPGGMLTNFVTIRKAIKKMQTIDKMIADGTFDSLSKRERLQVTRQRAKLEKQLGSIADMNRLPGALFIVDVMHEHIAVKEAQKLNIPTFALVDTNSNPNDVDFAIPGNDDASKAIKVILEYVTDAVKEGLTAR, from the coding sequence ATTATGCAACCAATAGAAATTGAAAAACTCTTAAAATCAGGTGTTCACTTCGGGCACTTGACTCGCAAGTGGAATCCAGCCATGGCTCCTTACATTTTCATGGAGCGCAACGGAATCCACATCATTGACCTCAAAAAAACGGCAGCCAAGCTCGACGAAAGTCGTAAGGCCCTGGCATCCATTGCAGCCAGCGGAAAAAAGATCCTCTTCGTCGCTACCAAGAAACAAGCTAAAGAGATCTTGGAAGAGCAGATGAAAGGTTTGAACATGCCTTACATCACCGAGCGTTGGCCTGGTGGTATGCTCACGAACTTCGTGACCATCCGCAAAGCGATCAAAAAGATGCAAACCATCGACAAAATGATCGCAGACGGTACATTCGATTCATTGTCTAAGCGCGAGCGCCTTCAGGTAACTCGTCAACGTGCTAAACTCGAGAAGCAACTCGGAAGCATCGCCGACATGAACCGTTTGCCGGGAGCACTCTTCATCGTTGACGTGATGCATGAGCACATCGCGGTGAAAGAAGCTCAAAAATTGAACATCCCTACTTTCGCCCTCGTCGATACCAACTCGAACCCGAACGATGTGGATTTCGCCATCCCGGGTAACGACGACGCTTCTAAAGCGATCAAAGTGATCCTCGAGTACGTAACCGACGCTGTGAAAGAAGGACTTACTGCTCGATAA
- the rpsI gene encoding 30S ribosomal protein S9, with product MEITHAIGRRKKSVARVYLTEGKGNFTINNRAIDDYFTTPTLRYKVMQPFTLAEIVGKYDVKANIEGGGTTGQAEALRLGIARSLCEINDEYRAIFKPHGLLTRDPRMVERKKFGQKKARKKFQFSKR from the coding sequence ATGGAAATCACGCACGCTATCGGACGTCGCAAGAAATCAGTTGCTCGCGTTTATTTGACCGAGGGTAAGGGTAACTTTACTATCAACAACCGCGCGATCGACGACTACTTCACTACCCCGACCCTGCGCTACAAAGTGATGCAACCTTTCACTTTGGCGGAGATCGTAGGAAAGTACGACGTTAAAGCAAACATTGAAGGTGGTGGAACCACCGGACAAGCGGAAGCTCTTCGTTTGGGAATCGCTCGCTCTTTGTGCGAGATCAACGACGAGTACCGCGCTATCTTCAAGCCACACGGCTTGCTCACTCGTGACCCACGTATGGTCGAGCGCAAAAAATTCGGTCAGAAGAAAGCTCGTAAGAAATTCCAGTTCTCTAAACGTTAA
- a CDS encoding UMP kinase, giving the protein MKYKRVLLKLSGEALMGANSYGIDPNRIRAYAEDIKKVVEAGVEVAIVLGGGNIFRGLGAADQGIDRVQGDHMGMLATVINGLAMQSVLEGMGMQTRLQSAIEMDKVAEPFIRRRAVRHLEKGRIVIFGGGTGNPYFTTDTAATLRAVEIEADVILKGTRVDGIYSTDPEKDKSAVRYQNLTFKDVYEKGLNVMDMTAFTLSKENDLPIIVFDMNTPGNLEKVVLGENVGTLVEN; this is encoded by the coding sequence ATGAAATACAAAAGAGTCCTTCTGAAATTGAGTGGCGAAGCCCTCATGGGAGCCAACAGTTACGGCATTGACCCCAACCGTATTCGAGCCTATGCCGAAGACATCAAGAAAGTAGTTGAAGCCGGAGTCGAAGTAGCCATAGTACTCGGCGGAGGAAACATCTTCCGCGGTCTCGGCGCCGCCGATCAAGGTATCGATCGCGTACAAGGAGACCACATGGGAATGCTCGCCACCGTCATCAACGGCTTGGCCATGCAATCCGTGCTCGAAGGAATGGGCATGCAAACCCGCCTTCAATCAGCCATCGAAATGGACAAAGTCGCCGAACCTTTTATTAGACGACGCGCAGTTCGCCACCTCGAAAAAGGTCGTATCGTCATTTTCGGAGGAGGAACGGGCAACCCGTATTTCACCACGGATACCGCCGCCACACTGCGCGCCGTGGAGATCGAAGCCGATGTGATCCTCAAAGGAACACGCGTCGACGGCATTTACTCCACCGATCCCGAGAAAGACAAATCGGCCGTGCGCTACCAAAACCTCACGTTCAAAGACGTATACGAAAAAGGCCTCAATGTAATGGATATGACCGCCTTTACTTTGAGCAAGGAAAATGACTTGCCCATCATCGTATTCGACATGAATACCCCGGGCAACCTCGAAAAGGTCGTGCTTGGAGAAAATGTGGGTACCCTGGTCGAAAACTGA
- a CDS encoding elongation factor Ts has product MAKITAAEVNKLRKQTGAGMMDCKKALVEAEGDFDAAIDILRKKGQKVAAKRADREASEGAVLATTNADNTVGVLVSVNCETDFVAKNEGFVQLAEQVLKVAMENTPDTKEELYALSFDGSMSVEEKLTDQTGVIGEKIEVSTYEKLEAPYVAAYIHAGNKLASLVGLSAVPSHDDAGKNVAMQVAAMSPISIDKGGIDQETIGRELEVGRDLARQEGKPEEMLDRIAQGRLGKFFKENTLMSQAYIKESKQSVSDYLNSVDKGLSATAFKRVGLGG; this is encoded by the coding sequence ATGGCGAAAATCACCGCCGCAGAAGTAAACAAGCTCCGTAAACAAACCGGAGCCGGAATGATGGACTGTAAAAAAGCGCTCGTTGAAGCCGAAGGCGATTTCGACGCTGCCATCGATATCCTCCGGAAAAAAGGTCAAAAAGTAGCTGCTAAGCGCGCCGATCGCGAAGCGAGCGAAGGAGCTGTTTTGGCTACTACCAATGCCGACAACACCGTTGGGGTTTTGGTTAGTGTTAACTGCGAAACGGACTTCGTTGCTAAGAACGAAGGTTTTGTTCAGTTGGCCGAGCAAGTTCTTAAAGTGGCTATGGAGAACACTCCCGACACTAAAGAAGAGCTTTACGCTCTTTCATTCGACGGCTCCATGAGCGTTGAAGAGAAGTTGACCGATCAAACCGGAGTTATCGGTGAAAAGATCGAGGTTTCTACTTACGAGAAACTCGAAGCTCCTTACGTTGCCGCTTATATCCATGCCGGAAACAAATTGGCCAGTTTGGTCGGTTTGAGCGCCGTTCCTTCCCATGACGATGCCGGAAAGAATGTGGCCATGCAAGTTGCCGCTATGAGCCCGATCTCAATAGATAAGGGCGGAATTGACCAAGAGACCATCGGCCGCGAATTGGAAGTAGGTCGCGATCTCGCTCGTCAAGAAGGTAAGCCGGAAGAAATGCTCGACCGTATCGCTCAAGGTCGTTTGGGTAAATTCTTCAAGGAGAACACCCTGATGTCTCAAGCTTACATCAAAGAGAGCAAGCAGAGCGTGAGCGATTACTTGAATTCCGTTGACAAAGGATTGTCGGCCACCGCGTTCAAACGCGTCGGCCTCGGAGGTTGA